In a single window of the Nycticebus coucang isolate mNycCou1 chromosome 13, mNycCou1.pri, whole genome shotgun sequence genome:
- the PEX2 gene encoding peroxisome biogenesis factor 2: MEELGAKILTAIAIDSQVLGELHEGVKETLREDMASRKENTKSTNRVLRISQLDALELNKALEQLVWSQFTQCFHGFKPGLLTSFEPEVKAFLWLFLWRFTIYSKNATVGQSVLNIQYKNDFSPNLRYQPPSKNQKIWYAVCTIGGGWLEERCYDLFRNRHLASFGKIKQCVNFMVGLLKLGGLINFLIFLQKGKFATLTERLLGIHSVFSKPQNIREVGFEYMNRELLWHGFAEFLIFLLPLINVQKLKARLSSWCIPLTGAPNSDDTLVTSGKECALCGEWPTMPHTLGCEHVFCYYCVKSSFLFDMYFACPKCGTEVHSLQPLKSGIEMSEVNAL; the protein is encoded by the exons ATGGAAGAACTTGGAGCAAAAATTCTCACTGCCATTGCTATAGACTCTCAGGTCTTGGGGGAACTTCATGAAGGAGTAAAAG AAACCTTAAGAGAAGACATGgcttccagaaaagaaaacacGAAGAGTACAAACAGAGTGCTGAGAATAAGTCAGTTGGATGCGCTTGAACTGAACAAGGCCCTGGAGCAGCTGGTTTGGTCCCAGTTTACTCAGTGCTTTCATGGATTTAAGCCAGGCCTGTTAACCAGCTTTGAACCGGAAGTGAAAGCTTTCTTGTGGCTTTTCTTGTGGAGATTCACCATCTACTCCAAAAATGCCACTGTGGGACAGTCAGTTTTGAATATTCAGTACAAAAACGATTTTTCCCCTAACCTGAGATATCAGCCACCAAGTAAAAATCAAAAGATCTGGTATGCTGTTTGTACAATTGGTGGGGGGTGGTTAGAAGAGCGATGCTATGATTTGTTTCGAAACCGTCATTTAGCATCATTTGGAAAAATCAAGCAGTGTGTAAATTTTATGGTTGGACTTTTGAAATTAGGTGGTTTGATTAATTTTTTGATTTTCCTTCAAAAGGGGAAGTTTGCAACTTTGACAGAACGTCTCCTAGGCATTCATTCTGTATTCTCTAAGCCTCAGAACATACGTGAAGTTGGCTTTGAGTATATGAATAGGGAACTTCTCTGGCATGGTTTTGCTGagtttctgatttttctcttacCACTTATCAATGTCCAGAAGTTGAAAGCCAGATTATCTTCATGGTGTATCCCTCTTACTGGTGCTCCGAATAGTGACGATACGTTAGTCACCAGTGGCAAAGAATGTGCTCTATGTGGAGAGTGGCCCACCATGCCTCATACCCTTGGATGTGAGCATGTCTTCTGTTATTACTGTGTTAAGAGTAGTTTCTTATTTGACATGTACTTCGCTTGTCCTAAGTGTGGCACAGAGGTACACAGTCTGCAGCCACTGAAATCAGGGATTGAGATGTCAGAAGTAAATGCTCTTTAG